The sequence TGCTGCTCGATCGCGTCACCGGGGATCTCGTTGACGAAGTCGGCGCGCCAGTACCACTGGTCGCCGGGCGGGTAGAGCCCGTCGAATGCCGACTGGATCGCGGGGTGCGGCATCGGCGCGGGCCCGTGCAGCAGCGGTTCGGGAAGCGCGTCGAGCAGCGGCGCCATCAGGCGGGCCGCCGCGTCCGCGTCGTCCCCGGTGTAGCACCACACGACACCGCAGGCCTTGCGGCCCTGGATCTCCTCGGGGAAGGGCGGGGCCGGCGGGACAGCGCCGAACAGGAAGAAGCCGTTGAGTTCACGGGGTGCGTGAGGGATGAAGTCCCGGTAGGCGGTGAGGACTTCGGCCGCCAGCTCGACGGGCCAGAAGGTGGGTCCCGCGACGACCGTGCTCACCTCGTGCAGCCGGAACCGGAACGAGGTGACGACTCCGAAGTTGCCTCCACCGCCGCGGATCGCCCAGTACAGGTCGGCGTTCTCGTCGGCGCTCGCGCGTACCTGCGTGCCGTCGGCCAGTACGAGTTCGGCCTCCAGGAGGTTGTCGATGGTCAGCCCGCACTTGCGGCTGAGATGGCCGAGGCCGCCGCCGAGGGTGAGTCCGCCGACTCCGGTGGTGGAGATGATGCCGCTCGGTGTGGCCAGCCCGTGCGCGTTGGTGGCGCGGTCCACCTCGCCCCAGACGCAGCCCGCGCCGGCGCGGACCGTCCTGGCCCCGGGA is a genomic window of Streptomyces sp. NBC_00414 containing:
- a CDS encoding FAD-binding oxidoreductase; its protein translation is MSVTPAQAARQELTQFEGQLTGPDDSGYQEARAVYNAMIDRRPALVARCTSAEDVAGVIGFARGHDLPLAVRGGGHHGAGLGTCDDGVVVDLSPLKDIEVDPGARTVRAGAGCVWGEVDRATNAHGLATPSGIISTTGVGGLTLGGGLGHLSRKCGLTIDNLLEAELVLADGTQVRASADENADLYWAIRGGGGNFGVVTSFRFRLHEVSTVVAGPTFWPVELAAEVLTAYRDFIPHAPRELNGFFLFGAVPPAPPFPEEIQGRKACGVVWCYTGDDADAAARLMAPLLDALPEPLLHGPAPMPHPAIQSAFDGLYPPGDQWYWRADFVNEIPGDAIEQHAKFGAELPTLKSTFHLYPIDGAVHDLAPTDTAWSYRDARWASVYAGVDPDPANADLIRQWTVDYFEALHPYSAGGAYVNMMMDEGQERVRASYRDNYARLARIKADYDPGNLFRLNQNIQPAARD